The Candidatus Woesearchaeota archaeon genome includes the window CGCTCGTAAAACTTAAACACTTCTTCGTCACTTCGTTCCTCGACCCCGCCTTGCAGGCTCTCGCTTCGTTCGGGGCGTGTAACACCGATTAGAAAGAAATCTCTTGCAGAGATTTCCCAAATTCTTTTCCACTTCGTTCCAAAGAACATTTTCTTAATCTGGAATGTTACACGCAATGTTTAAGTTTTTTGGATAAATATATCGGACTTTTCAGAACAAAATTGAAATAGTTTCCTTTTTTTTGAGATTTGGGATAAACTTTGAGTGTAAGCTTTATAAAGAGAAAATGTTGTAAAACTTTTATGAGTGAAGATAAAATAAAAAAAGAAATAATCTCAATCCATTCGCTTCACTTACAAAAATTCTAAAAAAAGAAAATTAATTTTTATAATTATTTAGCTAAGCGCCAAATGTATAAATGATTAGCAGAAGATCCATCAGGATTAATTAAATAAACATTCCCATTTCTAATCATTTCATCAAAACTACCTACTAATTTTAATTTATTTTCAGAAATTGTTTTCAAAAAATATTTTAAATTTGTTTCAGCACAATTCATAATATCAGAAATAATAGCCTCATGTTTATTTCCTGCTATTTTATAAAATGTCATCATATTTGAAACTCTAGAAATGTCAAAATTATATTTTTTTAATAAATACCTTTCTTCTTTATTATCTAATACTAGTAATATATTTCTCAATGTTCCATAAAATTCCAAATCAGTTTGCGAATAAATGTGATTTGAACTAAATTTTTTGTTATGTAAAAAATTATTAATTTCTTTTAAAAAAGTTTCAGATTGGATATTTTTATCATTATAATAAGAACCCTCATTTAATTGATTAATATAAAGACTTCTTGCAGGATCATTATCAACTTGAGCATTTGCATTTTTAATTAAATCAGGATTACCTCCACTAGTAATTGTAGCAACTCCAATTGCAGCAACAGCTCCACCAAATAACCATTTTTTTATCTTTCCTTGTCTTTTTTTTGAATTGATAACATCGATTCTCTCATTTTTACTTGTATTATCTAGATTTAATTTTTTTCTTTGTTCTTCTGTTTTAAAATCTCTCATAGAATAAATCTAATTTTATCGTTTATAAACTTTTTGAGCCATCAAAAAGTTTGCTCAGAATAAAATTCAGACAAAATTTTGTGACTTTTGTACAAAGGCTTAGAATTTTTTAATTTTATATTAAATAAACTTCTACTCCCTTAAACTGGCAGATTCAAATCGATTAATAACCAAAATCAAAACTCCTAGCATTAAACACAAAATTCCAATAACAAACCTTGACTGTCCTGCTAAATTAATTGCCTCCGAAAAATCACTCCATGCAAGAAGAATAATTCCAAAAACAATTAAAGCAAGTCCAACTGCTGAAGTTTCAATAATAAGTGTTAATTTATCCATTCTCAAAAACCAATTTATTCTTTCGAATATTCCATCTTCCAAGATGAATTGAATATTCTAAGGAATGACTAAAAATTCGTTTAAAAAAGAAATATAATATTTGATTATTCATTTTTATTTATCTCGAATTTTTAATTTATAAACTACATTGAGTGGTTCTAAATGTTCTTCAATTTCTTCTTTAATATTATCTATAAATTCATCATTAGGCTCAATCTTAGTTTCAATCAACCAAACTCCTCTAATCTCTTCAATACTCTTAACTAAATTAAGATTAATAATTGTATCTCCATATTTAGCATGAACAACTTTTCCTAACTCTTTTAAAATTTCAGACTTCAAATCAACTATTTTTGTAATTTTTAATTTTCCATTCTTAATTTCATAATCTTCAATAGCTTTCTTTAAAGTATCAACAGCCAAAACTGAGCAATGAACTTTAACTGGAGGAAGTCCACCAAGTTCATTAGTTGCAGATTTCCAAGTAATTTTTTTAGCTTCTTCAATGCTCTTTCCTTTAGCAATCTCTGTAACAATAGAACCAGTTGCAATATTTGAAGCGCAACCATAAGATTTAAATTTAATATCTTCAATTAAATCATCTTTAACTAAAATCTGCATTGTAACCATATCACCACATGCAGGAGAACCTTCTGTTGCTTCACCTGATGGATTAATAATTTCTCCAACATTCTTAGGATTTCTAAAATTCTCAATAACTTCTGGAGTATATTCTAATTGCATTTTAGTTATGTACCTCACAATTTCCTTTAGCATCACAAGTAATACATTTTGCGTTCTTCTTTTTCAAAGAATCAAAATCATAATCTTCAGGTTTAAATGAACTAAGTTTTCTAATTCTATCAACAGATTTTTTAAGACTCTCAACTAAAAAATCAACTTCTTCTATAGTATTATCTCTAGAGAAAGTAAATCTAATAGAACCATGTGAATCTTCATGTTTTCCACCAATTCCAAGTATCACATAATCAGCCCTTAAATTTTCATTAGCGCAAGCTGAAGTAGTATTAACAATAATATTATCGAAGCTCAAATCCATATAAACACTCTCGCCTTCAACATATTTAAAAGAAACAAGTAAATTTGTAGGATCTCGATTTTCATCCTTATCTGGTCCATAAATAGTAATATCTGTAATTTCATCACTAATTCTCTTCAAAGCATAATCACGAACAATTTTAATTTCTTTGACATCTTTCTCCCAACTATCAAGTTTATCTCTTACAGCCTCTTTAAATCCAACTATAAAAGGTATATTTGCAAAACCTACTTCATGTGGCCCCATTCCTCTACCATTTAAAATAGGAACAATCAAAGCGTCACTTCTAATATACATTGCACTAATCAAAGGACCATGTATTTTATACGAACTAATAGTCATAAAGTCAATTTTAAATTCTTCTACATCAATTTTAGTTTTGAAATAACTAAGTTGAGCTTCAACATTAAACAAAATATCTTTACTAAACTCTTTCACAATATTTCCAATTTCATTAATAGGTTGAATTGTTCCAATAATTTGATTAATATGAGTAATTGAAACTAAAACTGTATCTTTTGAAAGCTTACTTCTTAAATCATCTAAATCAATATTTCCTTTACTATCAACATTTATATATTTTATTTTTGCTCCTTTATTCTCATAAAATTTATGCATCGCATAAATATCTGGACAAGAAATAGAATCAACAATTAATTCAATATCCTCTATATTCTTTCCTTTAGATAAATGATATTCTACAACTCCACGAACAATTTGATTATTTGCAGTAGTTCCCTCTTTAACAAATACAATCTCTGCAGATTTAGAATTAATACTTTTAGCAATCAACTCTTTTGCTTGATGAACTTTCTCTCTAGCTCTTGAACCTTGTTCAATAAATTTATGAGAAGGTAATATATTTTCATCTAACTCATCCATAATTACTCTTTTAACACTCTCACTAATTGGAGTTAACTGATAATTGTCAAAATAATATTCTTTTTTCACTTTATTCATTTTTCTAAATTACATACCTCTAAATTATTTTCTTTTTTACAAATAGGACACAAATATTTTTTTTCTTTAAAACTTGCAGACAAAGTATTTAACTCATAAAAAATAGTGTTTTTTTTATCAAATAATCTTCTTGCACTCTTATTTATATCATTAATAAAATCATCACAAAACTCAAAACTTTTTCCTCTCTTACCACTAGTATATTGAGAAACTGCTGCAGGAGTAATATCCATAATTTTTGCTATTTTTTCCTGATTTAGTCCAAGTTCTTTAAGTTCTCTAACTAGATTATTTCTAATTGCAGGAATAATTTCCCAGTGCATGATTTCTTGAGGTAATTTCATTATTAACTATTGTTAATTATTCTATATTTATAAAAGTTTTCTATTACTTAAACATCCTAAATCTTTTTATATGAAACTCAATTCTCTTAATATATGGAAAAAGTTTTAGTTAAATCT containing:
- a CDS encoding iron-sulfur cluster assembly scaffold protein; protein product: MQLEYTPEVIENFRNPKNVGEIINPSGEATEGSPACGDMVTMQILVKDDLIEDIKFKSYGCASNIATGSIVTEIAKGKSIEEAKKITWKSATNELGGLPPVKVHCSVLAVDTLKKAIEDYEIKNGKLKITKIVDLKSEILKELGKVVHAKYGDTIINLNLVKSIEEIRGVWLIETKIEPNDEFIDNIKEEIEEHLEPLNVVYKLKIRDK
- a CDS encoding aminotransferase class V-fold PLP-dependent enzyme, with amino-acid sequence MNKVKKEYYFDNYQLTPISESVKRVIMDELDENILPSHKFIEQGSRAREKVHQAKELIAKSINSKSAEIVFVKEGTTANNQIVRGVVEYHLSKGKNIEDIELIVDSISCPDIYAMHKFYENKGAKIKYINVDSKGNIDLDDLRSKLSKDTVLVSITHINQIIGTIQPINEIGNIVKEFSKDILFNVEAQLSYFKTKIDVEEFKIDFMTISSYKIHGPLISAMYIRSDALIVPILNGRGMGPHEVGFANIPFIVGFKEAVRDKLDSWEKDVKEIKIVRDYALKRISDEITDITIYGPDKDENRDPTNLLVSFKYVEGESVYMDLSFDNIIVNTTSACANENLRADYVILGIGGKHEDSHGSIRFTFSRDNTIEEVDFLVESLKKSVDRIRKLSSFKPEDYDFDSLKKKNAKCITCDAKGNCEVHN
- a CDS encoding helix-turn-helix domain-containing protein is translated as MKLPQEIMHWEIIPAIRNNLVRELKELGLNQEKIAKIMDITPAAVSQYTSGKRGKSFEFCDDFINDINKSARRLFDKKNTIFYELNTLSASFKEKKYLCPICKKENNLEVCNLEK